The proteins below are encoded in one region of Brachyspira intermedia PWS/A:
- a CDS encoding sodium:solute symporter family protein, whose amino-acid sequence MGGTIVIIIVVLYLVAMLLIGVYSSKKISNSNDFALAGRNLGPVLLAGTLAATNIGGGTSLGLAEQAFGKWGLSAVWYVITASIAYLVLAFLAQRFRNAMVTTVSEYFYKRYGKANALVTSIIMGLPMIGITAAQIIASASILTVMTGWNYKLSVVIVTIVVTAYSSMGGLWGVAFTDLIQGSLVFIGSLVAIPFALNYAGGFDHVLANLTPAQKSFTAGMGWPTIISLTIMYIASYSVGPEISQRFFSARDSKSLMIGSLVGGLVCILYSLFPAFLGLIASSVVKDGLLTSELLTSEGTRYILPVLAMHTMPPVIVGLLFSALISATMSSADSDMLAVSVIATNDIYKKYINKDATDKQLLFLGRACMVAVGLISMFIAFKASNLITILMFSFSLRAAGVFIPYLFGNYTNKKLSAVASMGSLIAGSVVTIFFQYNKNINLFGVDPIIPGIVASLVVFLVLSAIIQPKPDSAKTE is encoded by the coding sequence ATGGGCGGAACTATAGTAATAATTATAGTAGTTCTATACTTGGTAGCTATGCTTCTTATAGGAGTATATTCCAGTAAAAAAATCAGCAACAGCAATGATTTTGCATTAGCTGGAAGGAATTTGGGACCTGTACTTTTGGCAGGAACTTTGGCTGCTACAAATATTGGTGGAGGTACATCATTAGGTCTAGCAGAACAGGCTTTCGGTAAATGGGGACTTTCTGCTGTTTGGTATGTAATAACAGCTTCTATTGCTTATCTTGTTTTAGCATTTTTAGCTCAAAGATTCAGAAATGCAATGGTTACTACTGTATCAGAATATTTTTATAAAAGATATGGTAAAGCAAATGCATTAGTTACTTCTATTATAATGGGGCTTCCTATGATAGGTATAACAGCAGCTCAGATAATAGCTTCAGCAAGTATATTAACAGTTATGACTGGCTGGAATTATAAATTATCTGTAGTAATTGTTACAATAGTAGTTACTGCTTATTCTTCTATGGGCGGACTTTGGGGAGTTGCTTTTACAGATTTGATTCAAGGTTCATTAGTATTTATAGGAAGTTTAGTTGCTATACCTTTTGCTTTGAATTATGCAGGCGGTTTTGATCATGTACTTGCAAATTTAACACCTGCACAAAAATCTTTTACTGCAGGTATGGGCTGGCCTACTATAATATCATTAACTATAATGTATATTGCTTCATATTCTGTAGGTCCTGAAATTAGTCAAAGATTCTTTTCTGCTAGGGACTCTAAATCTTTAATGATAGGTTCTTTAGTCGGCGGATTGGTATGTATATTATATTCTTTATTCCCTGCATTTTTAGGTTTGATTGCTTCAAGTGTTGTTAAAGACGGACTTCTTACTTCTGAGCTTCTTACTTCTGAAGGTACTAGATATATTTTACCTGTACTTGCTATGCATACAATGCCTCCCGTAATAGTGGGTTTATTATTCTCGGCATTAATATCTGCTACTATGTCATCAGCTGACTCTGATATGCTTGCTGTATCAGTAATAGCTACAAATGATATATACAAAAAATACATTAATAAAGATGCTACTGACAAACAATTACTTTTTCTTGGCAGAGCATGTATGGTTGCTGTTGGGCTTATATCTATGTTTATAGCTTTCAAGGCTTCAAACTTAATAACAATATTGATGTTCTCATTCAGCTTGCGTGCTGCAGGTGTATTTATACCATATTTATTTGGTAACTACACAAACAAAAAACTTTCTGCAGTTGCAAGTATGGGTTCGTTAATAGCTGGAAGTGTTGTTACAATATTCTTCCAATACAATAAAAATATTAATTTATTTGGAGTTGACCCTATAATACCTGGTATAGTTGCAAGTTTAGTAGTATTCTTAGTTCTTTCTGCTATAATACAGCCTAAGCCTGATTCTGCAAAAACTGAATAG
- a CDS encoding BspA family leucine-rich repeat surface protein, whose amino-acid sequence MHKYKPEILKELYEIVQDESIYLGDIDTSLIKDMSGLFSGSEREDFSGIEIWDTSNVVSMNSMFSFARKFNHNINNWNVSNVEDMGYMFRYAIKFNQPLNNWNVHKVKIMNYMFNDAMEFNQDISSWNVESVKDMTCMFEGCSKFNQPLNSWNVSNVENMYCMFAQSFEFNQPLNDWDISNVKDTSYMFYLASKFNQPLDKWNVNKVKNMSYMFGGTYNFNKYSSLENWDISQVNSMENIFQFCNNFQNFKNLKWTLYLHVLGDYYYGNDIIKDNLKEAHKIASESKNKKIISFKRKLENTYYNELKDLSDLKIFKSIEEAEDYIENNLNKKDEKKVDFIKEASVLIKDKSREVNIKVIKYIYLKYLELKKYIYRIVEIDSIIELLDKESFLSFAYNIYKETDKETAQLIYGLYGGYEALEEIYKKDGESKLFFNILSLNKENEYTIKILFNIYNNAKKMATKNNALDILIEIAKYKKNPFYNLELKYNSNIGFDKNSEKILDENYKLILNNDYSVSIFDIKESKILKSIPRNLDENKKEEIKHIREQVSNMIKKFSYILNQLLIAGDKYNYDFFKEIFIDNPIMNKFDLSLIWSLYNNSNNFITTFRYAGDGSYTNCNDEEVKIDNNSFISLASPIEMEEETITKWRQQLQDYELSQTINQLSIINIDKNNLENEIDKLQNIEIAYGTFKAFGMRYGMFPLYTEYRTIKEYTLTLDDGDTFTIKAKINGETDYADYKDKIKINIEFTNNENKEVSKRFIYTLLIFMIWDFRLTDMFN is encoded by the coding sequence ATGCATAAATACAAACCAGAAATTTTAAAAGAATTATATGAAATAGTACAAGATGAAAGTATTTATTTAGGCGATATAGACACGAGCCTTATTAAAGATATGAGCGGATTATTTTCAGGAAGCGAAAGAGAAGATTTTTCAGGTATAGAAATTTGGGATACTTCAAATGTTGTAAGTATGAACTCAATGTTTTCTTTTGCCCGTAAATTTAATCATAATATAAATAACTGGAATGTATCTAATGTTGAAGATATGGGCTATATGTTTAGGTATGCAATTAAATTCAATCAGCCTCTTAATAATTGGAATGTTCATAAAGTAAAAATTATGAATTATATGTTTAATGATGCTATGGAATTTAATCAGGATATTTCATCTTGGAATGTTGAGAGTGTTAAAGATATGACTTGTATGTTTGAGGGATGCAGTAAATTTAATCAGCCGCTTAATAGTTGGAATGTATCTAATGTTGAAAATATGTATTGTATGTTTGCACAATCTTTTGAGTTCAATCAGCCTTTAAATGATTGGGATATATCAAATGTTAAAGATACATCATATATGTTTTATTTGGCTTCAAAGTTTAATCAGCCTCTTGATAAATGGAATGTTAATAAAGTAAAAAATATGAGTTACATGTTTGGCGGTACTTATAATTTTAATAAGTACAGTTCTTTAGAAAATTGGGATATTAGTCAAGTTAATTCTATGGAAAATATTTTTCAATTCTGTAATAACTTTCAAAATTTTAAAAATTTGAAATGGACTTTATATTTACATGTATTAGGTGATTATTATTACGGTAATGATATTATAAAAGACAATTTGAAAGAAGCTCATAAAATAGCTTCCGAAAGTAAAAATAAGAAAATAATATCTTTCAAAAGAAAATTAGAAAATACTTATTATAATGAATTAAAAGATTTATCAGATTTAAAAATTTTTAAAAGTATAGAAGAAGCAGAAGATTATATTGAAAATAATTTAAATAAAAAAGATGAAAAGAAAGTTGATTTTATAAAAGAAGCTAGTGTATTAATAAAAGATAAATCAAGAGAAGTTAATATAAAGGTAATAAAATACATATATTTGAAATATTTAGAATTAAAGAAGTATATTTATCGTATTGTTGAAATTGATTCTATTATAGAGCTGCTTGATAAAGAAAGTTTTTTGAGCTTTGCTTATAATATTTATAAAGAAACAGATAAGGAAACAGCACAATTAATTTATGGATTATATGGTGGCTATGAAGCATTAGAAGAAATATACAAAAAAGACGGCGAATCAAAATTATTTTTTAATATATTATCTTTAAATAAAGAAAATGAATACACCATTAAAATATTATTTAATATATATAATAATGCTAAAAAAATGGCAACAAAAAACAATGCTTTAGATATTTTGATAGAAATTGCAAAATATAAAAAAAATCCTTTTTATAATTTAGAATTGAAATATAATTCAAATATTGGCTTTGACAAAAATAGCGAAAAGATTCTTGATGAAAATTATAAATTAATACTAAACAATGATTATTCTGTAAGTATATTCGATATAAAAGAAAGTAAAATATTAAAATCTATTCCAAGAAATTTAGATGAAAACAAAAAAGAAGAAATAAAACATATAAGAGAACAAGTTTCTAATATGATAAAAAAATTCTCGTATATATTAAATCAATTACTCATTGCAGGAGATAAATATAATTATGATTTTTTCAAAGAAATATTTATTGATAACCCAATAATGAATAAATTTGACTTATCTCTTATATGGAGTTTATACAACAATAGTAATAATTTTATAACAACATTTAGATATGCAGGAGATGGAAGCTATACAAATTGTAATGATGAAGAAGTGAAAATTGATAATAATAGTTTTATTAGTTTAGCAAGCCCTATCGAAATGGAAGAAGAAACAATTACAAAGTGGAGACAACAATTACAAGATTATGAACTGTCTCAGACTATAAATCAATTAAGCATAATAAATATTGATAAAAATAATTTAGAAAATGAAATAGATAAGCTTCAAAATATAGAAATTGCTTACGGTACTTTCAAAGCCTTTGGAATGAGATATGGTATGTTTCCTTTATATACAGAATATAGAACAATTAAAGAATATACTTTAACTCTTGATGATGGAGATACTTTTACAATAAAAGCAAAAATTAACGGTGAAACTGATTATGCTGATTATAAGGATAAAATCAAAATAAATATTGAATTTACAAATAATGAAAACAAAGAAGTGTCAAAAAGATTTATATATACTTTATTAATATTTATGATATGGGATTTTAGACTTACTGATATGTTTAATTAA
- the ileS gene encoding isoleucine--tRNA ligase, which produces MDYSSTINLPKTAFPMKAGLKEKEPKIIKKWEDEKLYQQLRELRKGAPKCILHDGPPYANGDIHIGTSLNKIIKDIIVRYKSAKGFDSPYVPGWDCHGMPIELKVQESLGDKYKETSKFIMRKKCRAYAQKYIDIQRKEFKRLGVMGDWENPYLTMSPEYESEIVEVFAQLVEKGYIYKGLRTIHWCMDCETALAAAEIEYDDNHTSTSVYVRFPVLNKINDKLDGNVDVMIWTTTPWTLPSNMACAFNRDLEYVAVEIDGRYAIMTTSLVDTVLSKKDMKAEGRDMIPVSMEEIEKLEIAHPFIKDRKSAVVFADYVEATAGTGIVHTAPGHGMEDYQTGMNYGLEIYCPVDKAGRYTSDFPEMQGMKVRDANPKVVEILENNGSLYHKEKVTHSYPICWRCKNPLIFRATSQWFMNMTHDNIDKRTVKALDNIKWYPTWGHDRMQKMLENRPDWCLSRQRSWGVPIPAFYCKNCGKTLLTAESTRHFAEIVKTKGMDVWFELEAKDLLPEGTKCECGSCDFDKEQDILDVWFDSGVSSFAAQKTNKDLDGVFPVDIYLEGGDQYRGWFQAAIWPSMAIRGIPPYKELVTHGWTLDEQGRAMHKSAGNVVSPLEVIDKYGADILRLWCISEDFTHNARVGDNMMKAIADNYRKIRNTFRYLLGNISDFDFTKDKIEVKDLLPVDRYALSRLHSFIKVAEKACDGYEFHLFYQRLINYCVVELSATYFDIIKDRLYCDRKDSVSRRSAQTVLVEILDVLVKIIAPVLPFTTDEVWGYYKGENASSVHLELYPKADDNLIDLELEKEWASILKVRDDVLLSLERARDNSTIGKSLEAYVTICTKEPATKELLTKYEKYLNEIFIVSKVTLSDSKDDTFIEGGVSFVKTEKASHEKCVRCWGHYDSVGTDSEHKELCTRCAEAVR; this is translated from the coding sequence ATGGATTATAGTTCTACTATCAATTTGCCTAAAACCGCTTTTCCTATGAAAGCAGGTTTAAAGGAAAAAGAACCCAAAATAATAAAAAAATGGGAAGATGAAAAACTTTATCAACAACTTAGAGAATTAAGAAAAGGTGCTCCTAAATGTATTTTACATGATGGACCGCCTTATGCGAATGGAGACATTCATATTGGAACATCATTGAATAAAATTATTAAAGATATTATTGTAAGATATAAATCTGCTAAAGGTTTTGATTCTCCTTATGTTCCTGGTTGGGATTGTCATGGTATGCCTATAGAATTAAAGGTGCAGGAGAGTTTAGGAGATAAATATAAAGAAACTTCTAAATTTATAATGAGAAAAAAATGCCGTGCTTATGCTCAGAAATATATTGATATTCAAAGAAAGGAGTTTAAAAGACTTGGAGTAATGGGAGATTGGGAAAATCCTTATCTTACTATGTCGCCTGAATATGAATCTGAAATAGTTGAAGTATTTGCACAGTTAGTAGAGAAAGGTTACATATATAAAGGTTTAAGAACTATTCACTGGTGTATGGATTGTGAAACTGCATTGGCTGCTGCTGAAATAGAATACGATGATAATCATACTTCTACAAGCGTTTATGTAAGATTCCCAGTATTAAATAAAATTAATGATAAATTAGACGGTAATGTTGATGTTATGATATGGACTACTACTCCTTGGACATTGCCTTCAAACATGGCTTGTGCTTTCAATAGAGATTTAGAATATGTTGCTGTTGAAATAGACGGAAGATATGCAATAATGACAACTTCTTTGGTTGATACTGTTCTATCTAAAAAAGATATGAAAGCAGAAGGCAGAGATATGATTCCTGTATCTATGGAAGAGATTGAAAAACTTGAAATAGCTCATCCATTCATAAAAGACAGAAAATCTGCTGTTGTATTTGCTGATTATGTTGAAGCTACTGCTGGTACTGGTATAGTTCACACTGCACCTGGTCATGGTATGGAAGACTATCAAACTGGTATGAATTACGGACTTGAAATATATTGTCCTGTAGATAAAGCTGGAAGATATACAAGCGATTTCCCAGAAATGCAGGGAATGAAAGTAAGAGATGCAAATCCTAAAGTAGTAGAGATACTTGAAAATAACGGTTCATTATATCATAAAGAAAAAGTTACTCACAGTTATCCTATTTGCTGGAGATGTAAAAATCCATTGATATTCAGAGCTACTTCTCAGTGGTTTATGAATATGACACATGATAATATAGATAAAAGAACAGTTAAAGCTTTAGATAATATTAAATGGTATCCAACTTGGGGACATGATAGAATGCAGAAAATGCTTGAAAATCGTCCTGACTGGTGTTTATCAAGACAGCGTTCTTGGGGAGTTCCTATACCTGCATTCTATTGTAAGAACTGCGGAAAAACTTTATTAACTGCTGAGTCTACAAGACATTTTGCTGAAATAGTAAAAACTAAAGGAATGGATGTTTGGTTTGAATTAGAGGCTAAAGATTTACTTCCTGAAGGCACTAAATGCGAATGCGGAAGCTGTGATTTTGATAAAGAGCAAGATATTTTGGACGTTTGGTTCGATTCTGGTGTATCATCTTTTGCTGCACAGAAAACTAATAAAGATTTAGACGGGGTTTTCCCTGTTGATATATATTTAGAGGGAGGCGACCAATACAGAGGTTGGTTCCAAGCTGCAATTTGGCCTTCTATGGCTATAAGAGGAATACCTCCATACAAAGAGCTTGTAACTCATGGTTGGACTTTAGACGAACAAGGCAGAGCTATGCATAAGAGTGCAGGCAATGTTGTTTCACCTTTAGAAGTTATTGACAAATACGGTGCTGATATATTAAGACTTTGGTGTATAAGTGAAGACTTCACTCACAATGCACGTGTTGGTGATAACATGATGAAGGCTATTGCTGACAATTACAGAAAAATAAGAAACACTTTCAGATATTTGTTAGGAAACATTTCTGATTTTGATTTCACTAAAGATAAAATTGAAGTTAAAGATTTACTTCCTGTAGACAGATATGCTTTATCAAGACTTCATAGTTTTATAAAAGTTGCTGAGAAGGCTTGCGATGGTTATGAGTTCCATTTATTCTATCAAAGACTTATAAATTACTGTGTTGTTGAGCTTTCTGCTACTTACTTTGACATTATCAAAGACAGATTATACTGTGATAGAAAAGATTCTGTTTCAAGAAGAAGTGCTCAGACTGTACTTGTTGAAATATTAGATGTATTAGTAAAAATAATAGCTCCGGTACTTCCTTTCACAACTGATGAGGTTTGGGGATACTACAAAGGAGAAAATGCTTCTTCTGTACATTTAGAGTTATATCCTAAAGCTGATGACAATTTAATTGATTTAGAGTTAGAAAAAGAATGGGCTTCAATTCTTAAAGTACGCGATGATGTATTATTATCACTTGAAAGAGCTAGAGATAATAGCACAATAGGTAAATCTTTAGAGGCTTATGTAACAATATGCACTAAAGAACCAGCAACTAAAGAATTACTTACTAAATATGAAAAATATTTAAACGAAATATTCATTGTAAGTAAAGTAACACTTTCTGACAGCAAGGACGATACATTTATAGAGGGCGGCGTTTCTTTCGTTAAGACAGAGAAAGCTAGTCATGAAAAATGCGTACGCTGTTGGGGACATTATGACAGTGTAGGAACAGACAGCGAGCATAAAGAGTTATGTACTAGATGTGCTGAGGCAGTGAGATAA
- a CDS encoding Eco57I restriction-modification methylase domain-containing protein, producing the protein MAKYNSAKQKSYDIIGHLVDNFKNGTKSKNETETRRYYIDKFFEALDWDVGNEKGKREVIHEDIVKVKGKTKFPDYGFYFKGKRVFFVEAKDTKVDIKNDSKPAFQLRSYAWSAKLGVSILTDFEELAIYDCTVRPKENDRTEAARIKYFTYEDYLKEEVFDYIYDLFERDNVANGSLDAYSENLCNRKGSETVDVHFLNTLDELRTKLAVVISKLNKEMSEKDINYAVQQIIDRIIFLRVAEDRNVENYGLLALANPKNKNEDDFKNYGFNAENSYYCNLNYIFDKANEKYNSGLFNEDDIVKNLNIDDKTIKEIIEELYTPRNPYQFSVIPVEIIGNAYEQFLGKTITIGKNHSAKIELKPEVRKAGGVYYTPEYIVDYIVANTVGEAIKGKKPEEIANIKILDPACGSGSFLLGAYKYLLNYHIEYYNKIKDRAKFKGSKEDVIKENGDLTIWIKKQILRNNIFGVDIDSNAVEVTKLSLLMKCLEGESPASIQNNQDLFNERALPSLEDNIKCGNSLIGNDFYESQSVLYFDEETQYKINCFDWEDEFKNIFKGGGFDVVIGNPPYVRIHLLDKIQLDYFKDRYSVYKGQIDLYSLFIEKSISYLSKSNGVVSFIVPRFLKFNIDSEEVRKLFLKYNIKQLVEVGKAFKNVSTECIVFLVSKDDKKEDIKIYDYYPNKDVTFVKTMDKNMFYNFPNIIFNTIVSEEEINIINKMLSISVKVSEICSLKRGMEIGKKDIRENKSGIPTLLGEEVSKYQIVYENTYCLENHKEVSRLKLFSEVEKILIRRVANQLIATYDNENYYFIKNLYSLISKDYNLKYILGLLNSKLLNFFFKKYFTTKKEDIFPEIQAYHINELPIYKIDLNKKEEKEKYDKIIELVDSMIILNKKLISEKNPNSLNMINRQISACEKQLDNLIFSIYNLNDEERRIIEGD; encoded by the coding sequence ATGGCTAAATATAATTCAGCTAAACAAAAATCTTATGATATTATAGGGCATTTAGTAGATAATTTCAAAAATGGTACAAAAAGTAAAAATGAAACTGAGACTAGAAGGTATTATATTGATAAATTTTTTGAGGCTTTAGATTGGGATGTCGGCAATGAAAAAGGTAAGAGGGAAGTTATACATGAAGATATAGTGAAGGTGAAAGGTAAGACTAAATTTCCTGATTATGGGTTTTATTTTAAGGGTAAAAGGGTATTCTTTGTTGAGGCTAAAGATACTAAAGTTGATATAAAAAATGACAGTAAGCCTGCATTTCAGTTAAGGTCTTATGCTTGGAGTGCAAAACTTGGTGTGAGTATTTTAACGGATTTTGAGGAGCTTGCCATTTATGATTGTACTGTGCGTCCAAAAGAAAATGACAGGACTGAGGCAGCTAGAATAAAATATTTCACTTATGAAGATTATTTGAAAGAGGAAGTTTTTGATTATATATACGATTTATTTGAAAGGGATAATGTTGCTAATGGTTCTTTAGATGCTTATTCGGAGAACTTATGCAATAGAAAGGGAAGCGAAACAGTTGATGTTCATTTTCTTAATACTTTAGATGAGCTTAGGACGAAATTGGCTGTTGTGATAAGTAAGCTTAATAAGGAGATGAGCGAGAAGGATATAAATTATGCGGTTCAGCAGATTATTGACAGGATTATATTTTTGAGGGTGGCTGAGGATAGGAATGTTGAAAATTATGGGCTTCTTGCTTTGGCTAATCCTAAAAATAAAAATGAAGATGATTTTAAGAATTATGGTTTTAATGCTGAAAATAGTTATTATTGTAATTTGAATTATATTTTTGATAAGGCCAATGAGAAATATAATTCCGGATTATTTAATGAAGATGATATAGTAAAAAATTTAAATATAGATGATAAAACAATAAAGGAGATAATAGAGGAGCTTTATACACCTAGGAATCCTTATCAGTTTTCAGTGATACCGGTTGAGATAATAGGGAATGCTTATGAGCAGTTTTTGGGTAAGACTATCACTATAGGGAAGAACCATAGTGCGAAGATAGAATTAAAACCAGAGGTGCGTAAGGCAGGAGGGGTTTATTATACACCTGAGTATATAGTTGATTATATAGTAGCGAATACGGTTGGGGAGGCTATAAAGGGGAAGAAGCCTGAGGAGATAGCGAATATAAAAATATTGGATCCGGCTTGCGGCAGCGGAAGTTTTTTACTTGGGGCGTATAAATATTTACTTAATTATCATATTGAATATTACAACAAGATAAAGGACAGGGCGAAGTTTAAGGGTTCAAAAGAAGATGTAATAAAAGAGAATGGGGATTTAACAATTTGGATAAAGAAGCAGATATTACGCAACAATATATTTGGAGTGGACATAGACAGCAATGCGGTAGAGGTAACGAAATTATCATTACTTATGAAATGTTTGGAGGGAGAGAGTCCGGCGTCAATACAGAACAATCAGGATTTATTTAATGAGCGAGCTTTACCGTCATTGGAGGACAATATCAAATGCGGTAATAGTTTAATAGGCAATGATTTTTACGAGAGTCAGTCGGTGCTTTATTTTGACGAGGAGACGCAATATAAAATAAATTGTTTTGATTGGGAGGACGAGTTTAAAAATATTTTTAAAGGGGGCGGTTTCGATGTGGTGATAGGCAATCCGCCTTATGTAAGAATACATTTATTAGATAAAATACAGTTAGATTATTTTAAAGATAGATATTCTGTATATAAAGGTCAAATTGATTTATACAGTCTTTTTATAGAGAAATCTATATCTTATTTATCAAAATCAAATGGGGTAGTTAGTTTCATTGTTCCTAGATTTTTAAAATTTAATATAGATAGTGAAGAAGTAAGAAAATTATTTTTAAAATATAATATTAAACAATTAGTAGAAGTTGGAAAGGCTTTTAAAAATGTTAGTACCGAGTGTATAGTTTTTCTAGTTTCAAAAGATGATAAAAAAGAAGATATAAAAATATATGACTATTATCCAAATAAAGATGTTACATTTGTAAAAACTATGGATAAAAATATGTTTTATAATTTTCCAAATATAATTTTTAATACAATAGTTTCAGAAGAAGAAATAAATATTATTAATAAAATGTTATCAATAAGTGTGAAAGTTTCAGAAATATGCAGTTTAAAAAGAGGTATGGAAATTGGTAAAAAAGATATTAGAGAAAATAAATCAGGCATACCAACTTTACTAGGTGAAGAAGTTTCAAAATATCAGATAGTATATGAGAATACATATTGTTTAGAAAATCACAAAGAAGTATCAAGATTAAAGTTATTTTCAGAAGTAGAAAAGATTTTAATTAGGAGAGTTGCAAATCAATTAATAGCTACTTATGATAATGAAAATTATTATTTTATTAAAAATTTATATTCTTTAATTTCCAAAGATTATAATTTAAAATATATATTGGGTTTACTTAATTCTAAATTGTTAAACTTTTTCTTTAAAAAATATTTTACTACTAAAAAAGAAGATATATTCCCAGAGATACAAGCATATCATATTAATGAATTACCTATATATAAAATAGATTTAAATAAAAAAGAAGAAAAAGAAAAATACGATAAAATTATAGAATTAGTTGACTCTATGATAATTCTAAATAAAAAGCTTATATCAGAAAAAAATCCTAACTCTTTAAATATGATAAATAGGCAGATTTCCGCTTGTGAAAAACAACTTGATAATTTGATATTTTCTATTTATAATTTAAATGATGAAGAAAGAAGGATTATAGAAGGAGATTAA
- a CDS encoding STAND family AAA ATPase has translation MEVLMDMMEKNPKNILISGDSLSGKSSCIKYLIMNLSNSFTTIFIDGNGDIQLPIKSHIERMKKKCYNRIPDNETTIVFIDNFHQIKNSDKRNKILEFFNKEKNIYLIITTDKLYNLQIIKNSIFDTSYEILPLGYALEDKLINNWLEIVDFTKEDFNQKRIYYSSLINNIFLKYTMPRYPFFFYTILYSLYNNTKGLSVNITSEYYCYYFLISQCLLNANIELNQFDMYLNILSEISYLFFKRITSKNIKDKKLKEEMILDFLENDYKTRYNINENISIDKILSKLHNAKIFVYSDIREYHFAYPYIYYFFLGKYFSENLNDNMEDIKK, from the coding sequence ATAGAAGTATTAATGGATATGATGGAAAAAAATCCTAAAAATATTCTGATAAGTGGTGATAGTTTATCAGGGAAGAGTTCTTGTATAAAATATTTAATAATGAATTTATCAAATAGTTTTACAACAATATTTATTGATGGTAATGGTGATATACAACTTCCTATTAAATCTCATATAGAAAGAATGAAAAAAAAATGTTACAATCGTATTCCAGATAATGAAACTACGATTGTATTTATAGATAATTTTCATCAAATAAAAAATTCAGATAAACGTAATAAAATTTTGGAGTTTTTTAATAAAGAAAAAAACATATATTTAATAATAACAACAGATAAATTGTACAATTTACAAATAATAAAAAATTCTATTTTTGATACTAGTTATGAAATATTACCTTTAGGTTATGCTCTAGAAGATAAACTGATAAATAATTGGTTAGAAATTGTTGATTTTACAAAAGAAGATTTTAATCAAAAAAGGATATATTATTCTTCATTGATTAATAATATCTTCTTAAAGTATACAATGCCAAGATATCCATTTTTTTTCTATACAATTTTATATTCTTTATATAATAATACTAAAGGTTTATCTGTAAATATTACTTCAGAATATTATTGTTATTATTTTCTAATATCGCAATGTTTACTAAATGCTAATATTGAATTAAATCAATTTGATATGTATTTAAATATTCTTTCAGAAATATCTTATTTATTTTTTAAAAGAATTACTAGTAAAAATATAAAAGATAAAAAACTAAAAGAAGAAATGATTTTAGATTTTTTAGAAAATGATTATAAAACTAGATATAATATAAATGAAAATATATCTATAGATAAAATATTGTCAAAACTACATAATGCTAAAATTTTTGTCTATTCAGATATTAGAGAATATCATTTTGCTTATCCATATATATATTATTTCTTTTTAGGAAAATATTTTTCAGAAAATTTAAATGATAATATGGAAGATATAAAAAAATGA
- a CDS encoding DUF2442 domain-containing protein, giving the protein MTFHKIKNVKALDNLILEIIFENEEIKYYDIKKLISEHKEFEILNDKTLFNLVKVDVGGYGISWNDDLDISCNTLYYSPS; this is encoded by the coding sequence ATGACTTTCCATAAAATTAAAAATGTTAAAGCTTTAGATAACCTCATTTTAGAAATAATATTTGAAAATGAAGAAATAAAATATTATGATATAAAAAAATTAATTTCTGAACATAAAGAATTTGAAATTTTGAATGACAAGACTTTATTTAATCTTGTAAAAGTAGATGTTGGCGGATACGGCATTTCTTGGAACGATGATTTGGATATATCATGTAATACTTTATACTACTCACCTAGCTAA
- a CDS encoding DUF4160 domain-containing protein codes for MPVISRFYGIIIKMYFQQKEHNPPHFHAIYGEYVGVIDINELKMIEGDLPNKACSLVLEWAKNNQDELLNIWNTQNFKQLEPLE; via the coding sequence ATGCCTGTTATATCAAGATTTTATGGTATCATTATCAAAATGTATTTTCAGCAAAAAGAGCATAATCCTCCGCATTTTCATGCTATATATGGTGAGTATGTTGGGGTTATTGATATCAATGAATTAAAAATGATAGAAGGTGATTTACCTAATAAAGCATGTTCTCTTGTATTGGAATGGGCTAAAAATAATCAAGACGAACTTTTAAATATATGGAATACGCAAAACTTTAAACAATTAGAGCCTTTGGAGTAA